Within the Candidatus Babeliales bacterium genome, the region ACCAAAAGAGCGTATTGATGCTCCTACCTTTGGTCCCGGAGCAGGAATGCTCATTCGTCCTGATGTTGTTCAAAAGGCGATTGAGGATAAAGAGCAGAAGTATGGTAAAGCGTTTAAGATTTTCTTTTCGCCACGAGGTGAAAAAGTTGATCAGCGTGTCTTTGAAACTATTGTAGCTCGCGCACAGAAATGTGGGCATTTGATGATTATACCTGCACGCTACGAAGGAATGGATGCTCGGGTGGAAGATGAGTATGCAGATATGATTCTTTCTATGGGCGACTTTGTTATTATGGGTGGCGATGTGCCAGCGATGTTGCTTCTTGAAGGTGTCTTACGACTTATACCTCACGTTGTTGGCAAGGAAGAATCGGTTGCGCGTGAATCATTTGCAGGACCATTTGTTGATTTTCCTTCCTACACCGAACCGCTTGAGTGGAAAGGCAAACGTGTTCCTGATGTACTTCGTTCTGGAAACCACGCAGCTATTGAAAAATGGCGCAGTGAGCATGCAGTTCAAAAAACAGTGCGAGAGCATTTTTTGTGGTTGCGATCTCATAATGTAACAGATCATGATAAAAAATTAGCACGACACTATATTCCACCACATTATGTGGCGCTTATGCACAGCGATGTGCTCATAGGTGAAGAGCGAAAACCGGGTGTAACATCAGTCACTT harbors:
- the trmD gene encoding tRNA (guanosine(37)-N1)-methyltransferase TrmD; its protein translation is MKISILTVFEQLYNPFVHTSLVGRAQEKGIVHIDVQSFFSYVQPKERIDAPTFGPGAGMLIRPDVVQKAIEDKEQKYGKAFKIFFSPRGEKVDQRVFETIVARAQKCGHLMIIPARYEGMDARVEDEYADMILSMGDFVIMGGDVPAMLLLEGVLRLIPHVVGKEESVARESFAGPFVDFPSYTEPLEWKGKRVPDVLRSGNHAAIEKWRSEHAVQKTVREHFLWLRSHNVTDHDKKLARHYIPPHYVALMHSDVLIGEERKPGVTSVTSIDIHDISRSSKTYGIEGFFIVTPLLDQQKIVQKMFDFWKKGIGFEYNRCRYDAIQLAQLLGSLHEVIREIEEKEGKKPLIVATSAQMADAQQIVSYYDQKKVWESDRPVLMLFGTGQGLSPEVIAQCDYLLLPVNGFSDFNHLSVRSAVAIVLDRWLGVNPSRSF